A single genomic interval of Psychroserpens sp. NJDZ02 harbors:
- a CDS encoding DUF5932 domain-containing protein has translation MFKKVLISDDLGSINQGVLTVLDSLSITNVKQVQYCDDAYLKIKKASLDGVPFDLVVTDLSFVADHREQTYNSGEDLVKALKKDYPEIKIIVYSVEDRLQKVRALVNTYQANAYVCKGRRGLIELNKAITTVYNNEQYVSPQVQQALSPKTNLEIDDYDIELIRLLSTGLSQNQIAAHLKAQNLLPNSVSSLEKRLNKLRIQFKARNAIHLVTIVKDLGLF, from the coding sequence ATGTTTAAAAAAGTTTTGATTTCGGATGACTTAGGAAGTATCAATCAAGGGGTATTAACCGTTTTAGATAGCTTGTCTATTACTAATGTAAAACAAGTACAATATTGCGATGACGCGTATTTAAAAATTAAAAAAGCTAGTTTGGATGGGGTGCCTTTTGATTTGGTAGTAACGGATTTATCGTTTGTAGCAGATCATAGGGAGCAAACCTATAACTCTGGAGAAGATTTGGTAAAGGCTTTAAAAAAAGACTATCCAGAAATAAAAATCATCGTTTATTCTGTAGAAGATCGTTTGCAAAAAGTAAGAGCTTTGGTTAATACATATCAAGCTAATGCTTATGTATGTAAGGGGAGACGTGGTTTAATCGAGCTTAATAAGGCCATAACGACAGTCTATAATAACGAGCAATATGTCTCTCCACAAGTGCAACAGGCACTAAGTCCAAAAACCAATTTAGAGATTGATGACTACGATATAGAATTAATCCGATTATTGTCTACTGGCTTATCTCAGAACCAGATAGCAGCACACTTAAAAGCTCAAAATTTGCTACCAAATAGTGTTAGTTCCTTAGAAAAACGTCTTAATAAGCTACGAATCCAATTTAAAGCTAGAAATGCAATACATTTAGTAACTATAGTTAAAGATTTGGGGTTATTTTAA
- a CDS encoding tetratricopeptide repeat-containing sensor histidine kinase, with protein sequence MKLFKYSFLFFVFFMVYKTSFSQQTKDSTAYYVDIIEHVKSSDDLVKAFQFFQNDLKKELNKNNIKRVAYDLLHISIIEYKVGFYYESEVSVVKAIGLIDNEKKVDSYYLRLKAILYNRLGILYKEQRNTTKAIETYKTSFALAETARDSMTLYNNISNVLKEDKQFEKAELELLKAYSLFDRVNDSTEKARVLDNLGFVKFKLNKPEGYLFMLEGLEIRELLNNNYNLYASYSHLSNYYKEKKDYNTAKAFALEAFDIANTIKSASYREDALKLRVNLKDYSVFEAYLRLSDSIKLARQTNLNKFASMKYDYSKSELKSQKEKTKKQQYQFIVVLLSVIGLSLFFLLKIKHRKEKLLEIYTTETRISKKVHDEVANDVYQVMTKLQGDIIVKEDVLDDLEQIYTKTRDISKENSAIDVAQDFKELLTDLLLSYKSDQVNVVTKGLSVIEWEVLSDIKKTTVYRILQELMTNMKKHSEATIVVLIFIQKNKKIEISYKDNGVGSVLKKQNGLQNVENRIQSINGTITFDSEINQGFKAFFIV encoded by the coding sequence ATGAAATTATTTAAATATTCATTCCTCTTTTTTGTTTTTTTTATGGTTTATAAAACCAGTTTTTCTCAACAAACTAAGGATAGCACAGCTTATTATGTTGATATAATAGAACATGTAAAATCTAGTGATGATTTAGTAAAGGCCTTTCAGTTTTTTCAAAATGATTTAAAAAAAGAATTAAACAAGAACAATATTAAAAGAGTAGCCTACGATTTATTACATATATCTATAATAGAATATAAGGTAGGCTTTTATTATGAAAGTGAAGTTTCGGTAGTGAAGGCTATAGGATTAATTGATAATGAAAAAAAAGTGGATTCATATTATTTAAGACTTAAAGCTATATTATATAATCGCTTGGGGATTTTGTATAAAGAACAACGCAATACTACAAAAGCAATAGAAACCTATAAAACGTCTTTTGCTTTAGCAGAAACAGCAAGAGATAGTATGACGCTTTATAATAATATATCTAATGTATTAAAAGAGGATAAACAGTTTGAAAAAGCAGAACTAGAGCTTCTAAAAGCGTATAGCCTGTTTGATAGAGTTAATGATTCAACTGAAAAAGCGAGAGTATTAGATAATTTAGGTTTTGTGAAATTTAAATTAAACAAACCGGAAGGTTACCTATTTATGTTAGAGGGCTTGGAAATTAGGGAGTTATTGAATAATAATTATAATTTATATGCTAGTTATAGCCATTTATCCAATTATTATAAAGAAAAAAAAGATTACAATACAGCAAAGGCATTTGCATTAGAAGCATTTGATATAGCAAATACTATTAAGAGTGCGTCTTACAGAGAAGATGCGCTTAAATTAAGAGTGAATTTAAAAGATTATTCTGTTTTTGAAGCCTATTTGAGACTAAGTGATAGTATTAAATTAGCTAGGCAAACTAACTTAAATAAATTTGCTTCAATGAAATATGATTACAGTAAAAGTGAACTTAAATCTCAAAAAGAGAAAACTAAAAAACAGCAGTATCAATTTATTGTAGTACTCCTTTCTGTTATTGGATTATCCTTATTCTTTTTGTTGAAAATCAAACATAGAAAAGAAAAATTACTAGAAATCTATACTACAGAAACTCGCATTTCTAAAAAAGTACATGACGAAGTGGCTAATGATGTTTATCAGGTTATGACAAAACTACAAGGGGATATTATTGTAAAAGAAGATGTTTTGGATGATTTAGAACAGATTTATACCAAAACTAGAGATATTTCAAAAGAAAATAGTGCCATTGATGTTGCGCAAGATTTTAAAGAACTACTTACAGATTTATTATTAAGTTATAAAAGTGATCAAGTCAATGTGGTGACCAAAGGACTTTCAGTAATAGAGTGGGAAGTGCTTTCAGATATAAAAAAGACAACAGTTTATAGAATTCTTCAAGAGTTAATGACTAATATGAAAAAACATAGTGAAGCTACAATTGTAGTATTAATCTTCATTCAAAAAAATAAAAAAATAGAAATAAGTTATAAAGATAATGGTGTTGGAAGTGTACTAAAAAAACAAAATGGGTTACAAAATGTGGAAAACCGTATTCAGTCTATTAATGGAACAATTACTTTTGACTCAGAAATTAACCAAGGGTTTAAAGCCTTTTTTATAGTTTAA